In one window of Zhihengliuella sp. ISTPL4 DNA:
- a CDS encoding flavin monoamine oxidase family protein translates to MAEITRDVLIVGAGAAGLTAANDLRKAGLSVAVLEARDRVGGRLWTDVIDGAMLEIGGQWVSPDQDALKDTIEELGLETYSRYREGDSVYVGPDGQAHRFTGEMFPVSAETEAVIARITGILDALVAEIDPDKPWEHPNAAEWDSISWDAWLRSQTDDDEAVRNLAFATGSAMLTKPTHAFSLLQSLLMAASAGSYSNLVDADFILDKRVVGGLQQVPLRLAERLGEDVLLNQPVRSLEWSDDGVVATTDDLTVRARYAILAHAPILYNRISFVPPLPRRQHQLHQHLSMGFVIKVHAVYDRPFWREQGLSGTAFSPYELSHEAYDNSNHGDERGTLVGFVSDANADGVFELSAEERKERILESLSHYYGPEAKNPVVYYESDWGSEEWTRGAYAASFDLGGLHRYGADLRTPVGPIHFACSDMAGAGYQHVDGAIRMGHFVAANIVDARREAGAPESIG, encoded by the coding sequence ATGGCTGAGATCACCCGCGATGTGCTGATCGTGGGCGCCGGAGCCGCAGGGCTCACGGCGGCCAACGACCTGCGGAAGGCCGGACTGTCGGTCGCCGTGCTGGAGGCCCGCGACCGCGTGGGCGGCCGGCTGTGGACCGATGTGATCGACGGCGCCATGCTGGAGATCGGCGGCCAGTGGGTCTCGCCCGACCAGGACGCGCTCAAGGACACGATCGAGGAGCTGGGGCTCGAGACCTACAGCCGCTACCGCGAGGGTGACAGCGTCTACGTCGGCCCGGACGGCCAGGCCCACCGCTTCACGGGCGAAATGTTCCCGGTGTCGGCGGAGACCGAGGCCGTGATCGCCCGCATCACCGGCATCCTCGACGCCCTCGTTGCCGAGATCGACCCGGACAAGCCGTGGGAGCACCCGAACGCGGCCGAGTGGGACTCGATCTCCTGGGACGCCTGGCTGCGCTCGCAGACCGACGACGATGAGGCCGTGCGCAACCTCGCGTTCGCCACCGGCTCGGCGATGCTGACCAAGCCGACCCACGCCTTCTCGCTGCTGCAGTCGCTGCTCATGGCGGCCTCCGCCGGCTCGTACTCGAACCTCGTCGACGCCGACTTCATCCTCGACAAGCGCGTCGTGGGAGGGCTCCAGCAGGTGCCGCTGCGCCTCGCCGAGCGCCTGGGCGAGGACGTGCTGCTGAACCAGCCCGTCCGCAGCCTGGAGTGGTCGGATGACGGGGTCGTGGCGACCACCGATGACCTCACGGTGCGGGCACGGTACGCGATCCTCGCGCACGCCCCCATCCTCTACAACCGCATCTCCTTCGTCCCGCCGCTGCCGCGTCGCCAGCACCAGCTGCACCAGCACCTCTCGATGGGCTTCGTCATCAAGGTGCACGCGGTCTACGACCGCCCGTTCTGGCGCGAGCAGGGCCTGAGCGGCACGGCGTTCAGCCCGTACGAGCTGTCGCACGAGGCGTACGACAACAGCAACCACGGCGACGAGCGCGGCACCCTGGTCGGCTTCGTGTCCGACGCGAACGCCGACGGCGTCTTCGAGCTGTCCGCCGAGGAGCGCAAGGAGCGCATCCTCGAGTCGCTGTCGCACTACTACGGACCCGAGGCGAAGAATCCGGTCGTGTACTACGAGAGCGACTGGGGCAGCGAGGAGTGGACGCGGGGCGCCTACGCCGCGAGCTTCGACCTGGGCGGCCTGCACCGCTACGGCGCCGACCTGCGCACGCCCGTCGGACCGATCCACTTCGCCTGCAGCGACATGGCCGGAGCGGGGTACCAGCACGTCGACGGGGCGATCCGCATGGGCCACTTCGTCGCGGCGAACATCGTCGACGCCCGCCGCGAGGCCGGCGCTCCCGAGAGCATCGGCTGA
- the phnE gene encoding phosphonate ABC transporter, permease protein PhnE, which produces MTAPAVAPRSASVPLDIPARPSGAWKGPAVLAGVVAVTVVMCLPGIGIGVDLDAIARNWQNGADKVLKLLMPDWSFFPRTVPPLIETLQMAVIATVIGAVVSLPLSFWAARATNPNTAVRLVVRGILNVVRSVPDLLYAAILVAMVGVGALPGILALVLFNVGIIVKLVSEAIDTNDRGPLEAGRAAGATQSQINRTLALPDAWPAFANQTLYVFELNVRASTVLGLVGAGGMGLLIDAVRTFYRYDQLSLIILEILIVVIVIDVVSDAIRRRLV; this is translated from the coding sequence ATGACCGCCCCTGCCGTCGCCCCGAGGAGTGCATCGGTGCCGCTCGACATCCCCGCGCGTCCCTCCGGCGCCTGGAAGGGACCCGCTGTCCTCGCGGGTGTTGTCGCGGTGACGGTCGTCATGTGTCTGCCCGGCATCGGCATCGGAGTCGACCTCGACGCGATCGCGCGCAACTGGCAGAACGGCGCCGACAAGGTGCTGAAGCTGCTGATGCCCGATTGGTCGTTCTTCCCGCGCACGGTCCCGCCACTGATCGAGACCTTGCAGATGGCGGTCATCGCCACGGTGATCGGTGCCGTCGTATCGCTGCCGCTCAGCTTCTGGGCCGCGCGGGCGACGAACCCGAACACGGCCGTGCGGCTGGTCGTGCGAGGCATCCTCAACGTCGTCCGCAGTGTTCCCGACCTGCTGTACGCCGCCATTCTCGTCGCCATGGTGGGCGTCGGTGCCCTTCCCGGGATCCTGGCGCTGGTCCTGTTCAACGTCGGGATCATCGTCAAGCTCGTGTCCGAGGCGATCGACACGAACGACCGCGGCCCCCTCGAAGCCGGCAGGGCGGCGGGTGCGACGCAGAGCCAGATCAACCGCACGCTCGCGCTCCCGGACGCCTGGCCCGCCTTCGCGAACCAGACTCTCTACGTCTTCGAGCTCAACGTGCGCGCATCGACCGTGCTCGGACTGGTCGGCGCGGGCGGGATGGGGCTGCTCATCGACGCCGTCCGTACGTTCTACCGTTACGACCAGCTCTCGCTCATCATCCTCGAGATCCTCATCGTGGTGATCGTGATCGACGTCGTCTCCGACGCCATCCGACGGAGGCTCGTATGA
- the phnC gene encoding phosphonate ABC transporter ATP-binding protein, giving the protein MDVAAPAAASTPWSIRLDEVTVRYPNGTVGLNRVSLDIAAGEMVAVVGLSGSGKSTLIRTINGLVPVTSGTLDVGGHRVSGASPRTLRRLRGDIGMVFQGFNLAGRASVLQNVLVGRLAHTPLWRTLLGAYPEADLQRAYHALDRVGILPKLHARASDLSGGQQQRVAIARALAQEPRIVLADEPVASLDPPTAHGVMNDLRRINRDLGITVLVNLHLLDLAREYGARMIGMRAGEVVYDGPAAGASDADYESIYGRSLTPDDRLDG; this is encoded by the coding sequence GTGGACGTCGCGGCTCCGGCCGCGGCGTCCACGCCGTGGTCCATCCGCCTCGACGAGGTGACCGTGCGGTACCCGAACGGCACGGTCGGGTTGAATCGTGTCTCGCTGGACATCGCCGCGGGCGAGATGGTCGCCGTCGTCGGGCTCTCCGGATCGGGGAAGTCCACGCTCATCCGCACGATTAACGGCCTGGTGCCGGTGACTTCCGGCACGCTCGACGTCGGCGGGCACCGCGTGAGCGGCGCCTCGCCGCGCACGCTGCGCCGGCTCCGAGGCGACATCGGGATGGTCTTCCAGGGGTTCAACCTCGCCGGGCGCGCCAGCGTGCTGCAGAACGTGCTCGTCGGGCGCCTGGCCCACACGCCGCTGTGGCGCACGCTCCTCGGCGCCTATCCCGAGGCCGACCTGCAGCGCGCGTACCACGCGCTCGACCGGGTCGGGATCCTGCCCAAGCTGCACGCGCGGGCCTCCGATCTGTCCGGCGGCCAGCAGCAGCGGGTCGCGATCGCTCGCGCTCTGGCCCAGGAGCCCCGCATCGTCCTGGCGGACGAGCCGGTCGCGAGCCTCGACCCGCCCACGGCGCACGGCGTGATGAACGATCTGCGCCGCATCAACCGCGACCTGGGCATCACGGTGCTCGTCAACCTTCACCTGCTCGACCTCGCACGCGAGTACGGCGCCCGGATGATCGGCATGCGCGCGGGCGAAGTCGTCTACGACGGCCCCGCGGCCGGCGCCTCGGATGCGGACTACGAGAGCATCTACGGCCGCTCGCTCACTCCGGACGATCGGCTCGACGGATGA
- a CDS encoding APC family permease, which produces MSSTNRATEPASGVTTGISTKGLSAGTVGLIGAVVIGISCIAPAYTFTAAVGPTASEVGAQIPAIILVGFIPMLLVAFGYRELNNRMPDSGTSFTWAARAFGPWVGWMAGWGLVVATILVLSNLAGVAVDFLFLLLSQITGNAEIADLAGVTWINIGVCLLFMLGATWVSYRDMQTTQKLQYWLVGFQILVLVFFAVAAIVQAVSGNGFDYQPFDLNWFNPFAISSFSAVAAGLSLSIFIFWGWDVTLTMNEETKDPEKTPGRAATVTVLTIVSLYLLLAVAMIMFAGVGTGELGLGNGDIQENVFFHLSGPILGPLAFLVSLAVLTSSASSLQSTFVGPARTLLAMGHYGALPKSFAKVSPRFFTPGYATIVSAIVASAFYAVMRVVSEDTLWDTILTLGMMICFYYGITAFACVWYFRKQWFDSTRNVFFTFLFPLVGGIILAILFFTTLIDSMDPAYGSGSEIGGIGIVFILGILIIVVGVAVMIWNAIRRPAFFRGETLGMDAPPSRRRRPTSV; this is translated from the coding sequence ATGAGCAGCACCAACCGGGCGACGGAGCCCGCATCCGGCGTCACGACCGGAATCTCGACGAAGGGCCTGAGCGCCGGCACCGTCGGCCTGATCGGCGCCGTCGTGATCGGCATTTCGTGCATCGCCCCCGCCTACACCTTCACGGCCGCCGTCGGCCCGACCGCGTCCGAGGTCGGCGCGCAGATCCCGGCGATCATCCTCGTCGGCTTCATCCCGATGCTCCTCGTGGCCTTCGGCTACCGCGAGCTCAACAACCGCATGCCCGACTCCGGTACGTCCTTCACCTGGGCCGCCAGGGCGTTCGGACCGTGGGTCGGCTGGATGGCCGGCTGGGGCCTCGTGGTCGCCACGATCCTCGTGCTGTCCAACCTCGCCGGCGTCGCGGTCGACTTCCTGTTCCTGCTGCTGTCGCAGATCACGGGGAACGCGGAGATCGCGGACCTCGCCGGCGTGACCTGGATCAACATCGGCGTGTGCCTGCTCTTCATGCTCGGCGCGACCTGGGTGTCGTACCGCGACATGCAGACCACGCAGAAGCTGCAGTACTGGCTGGTCGGGTTCCAGATCCTCGTGCTCGTGTTCTTCGCCGTCGCCGCGATCGTGCAGGCGGTGAGCGGCAACGGCTTCGACTACCAGCCGTTCGACCTCAACTGGTTCAACCCGTTCGCGATCTCGTCGTTCAGCGCCGTCGCCGCGGGTCTGTCGTTGTCGATCTTCATCTTCTGGGGCTGGGACGTCACCCTCACGATGAACGAGGAGACGAAGGACCCGGAGAAGACCCCCGGCCGCGCGGCGACCGTCACGGTGCTCACGATCGTCTCGCTCTACCTGCTCCTCGCCGTCGCGATGATCATGTTCGCGGGCGTCGGCACCGGAGAGCTCGGCCTCGGCAACGGCGACATCCAGGAGAACGTGTTCTTCCACCTCTCCGGGCCGATCCTCGGGCCGCTCGCGTTCCTCGTGTCGCTCGCGGTGCTGACGAGCTCCGCGTCGTCCCTGCAGTCGACCTTCGTCGGCCCGGCGCGCACCCTGCTCGCGATGGGCCACTACGGCGCGCTCCCGAAGTCGTTCGCGAAGGTCAGCCCCCGGTTCTTCACCCCGGGCTACGCCACCATCGTGTCGGCCATCGTGGCCTCCGCGTTCTACGCCGTGATGCGCGTGGTCAGCGAGGACACCCTGTGGGACACGATCCTCACGCTCGGGATGATGATCTGCTTCTACTACGGGATCACGGCGTTCGCCTGCGTCTGGTACTTCCGCAAGCAGTGGTTCGACTCCACGCGGAACGTCTTCTTCACCTTCCTGTTCCCCCTGGTGGGCGGCATCATCCTGGCGATCCTGTTCTTCACCACGCTGATCGACTCCATGGACCCGGCCTACGGCTCCGGGTCGGAGATCGGCGGCATCGGCATCGTCTTCATCCTCGGCATCCTCATCATCGTGGTGGGCGTGGCCGTGATGATCTGGAACGCCATCCGGCGCCCGGCCTTCTTCCGTGGTGAGACGCTGGGTATGGACGCTCCGCCCAGCCGCCGTCGTCGTCCCACGTCCGTCTGA
- the gabT gene encoding 4-aminobutyrate--2-oxoglutarate transaminase: MALLDTAAPAVPLGGPDLPQERRLVTELPGPRSAEVLARKADAVAAGVGHTVPVAAVAAGGGVVVDADGNSLIDLGSGIAVTTVGNAHPKVAAAVAAQAAQFTHTCFMISPYESYVGVAEALNRVTPGDFAKKSALFNSGAEAVENAIKIARKHTGRQAVVAFDHGYHGRTNLTMALTAKSMPYKSGFGPFAPEVYRAPMSYPFRDGLEGAEAAARVILQLEKQIGADNLAAVIIEPIQGEGGFIVPADGFLPAIVDWCRANGVVFIADEVQTGFARTGHMFASEIFGIEPDLITTAKGIAGGLPLAAVTGRAEIMDASHSGGLGGTYGGNPIACAAALAAIDVFENDGVIERAREIGEILIGRLTALQAEDARIGDVRGHGAMVAAEFVDPETKASDAALTAAVAKACIAQGVIVLTCGTYGNVIRFLPPLSIGDELLNEGLDVVAQALAGA; encoded by the coding sequence ATGGCTCTCCTCGACACCGCAGCACCCGCAGTCCCCCTCGGCGGCCCCGACCTCCCCCAGGAGCGTCGCCTCGTCACGGAACTCCCCGGCCCGCGCTCGGCGGAGGTCCTCGCCCGCAAGGCGGACGCCGTCGCCGCCGGTGTCGGACACACCGTGCCCGTCGCCGCCGTCGCGGCCGGGGGAGGGGTGGTCGTCGACGCCGACGGCAACTCGCTCATCGACCTCGGCTCCGGCATCGCCGTGACCACGGTCGGCAACGCGCACCCGAAGGTCGCCGCGGCCGTCGCCGCGCAGGCCGCGCAGTTCACGCACACCTGCTTCATGATCTCGCCGTACGAGTCGTACGTCGGCGTCGCGGAGGCGCTCAACCGCGTCACCCCCGGTGACTTCGCCAAGAAGAGCGCCCTGTTCAACTCCGGCGCCGAGGCCGTCGAGAACGCGATCAAGATCGCCCGCAAGCACACCGGTCGTCAGGCCGTCGTCGCGTTCGACCACGGCTACCACGGTCGCACGAACCTCACCATGGCGCTGACCGCGAAGTCGATGCCGTACAAGAGCGGCTTCGGTCCGTTCGCCCCCGAGGTCTACCGGGCGCCGATGTCCTACCCGTTCCGCGACGGGCTCGAGGGTGCAGAGGCCGCGGCCCGCGTGATCCTGCAGCTCGAGAAGCAGATCGGCGCCGACAACCTCGCTGCCGTCATCATCGAGCCGATCCAGGGCGAGGGCGGCTTCATCGTCCCCGCCGACGGCTTCCTCCCCGCGATCGTCGACTGGTGCCGCGCGAACGGCGTCGTCTTCATCGCCGACGAGGTGCAGACGGGCTTCGCCCGCACCGGCCACATGTTCGCCAGCGAGATCTTCGGCATCGAGCCCGACCTCATCACCACCGCCAAGGGCATCGCGGGCGGACTCCCGCTCGCGGCCGTGACCGGTCGCGCCGAGATCATGGACGCCTCGCACTCCGGCGGCCTCGGCGGCACCTACGGCGGCAACCCCATCGCGTGCGCGGCAGCGCTCGCGGCCATCGACGTGTTCGAGAACGACGGCGTCATCGAGCGGGCCCGGGAGATCGGCGAGATCCTCATCGGCCGCCTCACCGCTCTCCAGGCCGAGGACGCCCGCATCGGGGATGTCCGCGGTCACGGCGCGATGGTCGCCGCCGAGTTCGTGGACCCGGAGACGAAGGCCTCGGATGCCGCGCTCACGGCCGCCGTAGCCAAGGCGTGCATCGCGCAGGGCGTCATCGTCCTCACCTGCGGCACGTACGGCAACGTCATCCGCTTCCTCCCGCCGCTGTCCATCGGCGACGAGCTGCTGAACGAGGGCCTCGACGTCGTGGCCCAGGCGCTCGCCGGCGCCTGA
- a CDS encoding universal stress protein — MTGSVVVGYTATDAGADAAALGAQLARSIGATLHLVIVLPTEGTRSAAVPPERAYEDVIRKQARSWLQDAVVRLPQELVRSGHVRFSESFAEGLIAAGEEFDASVIVIGTAGGGLFGRHRLGSVASELLHSSPIPVALAPAGLAQQDDHVLPRVTVAVGTRPGAEGVLDQAVALAGAAEVSLRLVSLVPFDVPPGLDTGAIRLAGSEHAHQVLAVAAERLPDGLGAVVEEAPGETVEDAVAGLSWLPGEVVLVGSSRLAQPRRLFLGSTAAKMLHELPVPMIVVPRTRDEAGDR, encoded by the coding sequence ATGACCGGGTCGGTCGTCGTCGGCTATACGGCGACGGATGCGGGGGCGGACGCGGCGGCGCTGGGCGCACAGCTGGCGCGCAGCATCGGCGCGACTCTGCACCTCGTGATCGTGCTGCCGACCGAGGGCACCCGCAGCGCCGCCGTGCCGCCGGAGCGCGCCTACGAGGACGTCATCCGGAAGCAGGCGCGCAGCTGGCTGCAGGACGCGGTCGTGCGTCTGCCGCAGGAGCTCGTCCGCAGCGGTCACGTGCGTTTCTCGGAGTCGTTCGCGGAAGGGCTCATCGCCGCGGGTGAGGAGTTCGACGCCAGCGTGATCGTGATCGGCACGGCCGGTGGCGGACTCTTCGGCCGGCATCGGCTGGGCAGCGTCGCATCGGAGCTGCTGCACTCCTCGCCGATCCCGGTGGCTCTCGCGCCGGCCGGTCTCGCGCAGCAGGACGACCACGTGCTCCCGCGCGTCACCGTCGCCGTCGGCACCCGCCCCGGCGCGGAGGGTGTGCTCGACCAGGCCGTCGCCCTCGCCGGCGCCGCCGAGGTGAGCCTGCGCCTGGTGTCCCTCGTTCCGTTCGACGTGCCGCCGGGGCTCGACACCGGCGCGATCCGCCTCGCCGGCAGCGAGCACGCGCACCAGGTGCTGGCCGTGGCCGCCGAGCGGCTGCCGGACGGTCTCGGCGCCGTCGTCGAGGAGGCCCCCGGCGAGACGGTGGAGGACGCCGTCGCCGGGCTCTCCTGGCTCCCCGGCGAGGTCGTGCTCGTCGGCTCCAGCCGGCTGGCGCAGCCTCGCCGACTCTTCCTGGGCTCCACGGCGGCGAAGATGCTGCACGAGCTGCCCGTCCCCATGATCGTCGTCCCGCGTACCCGCGATGAAGCAGGAGACCGCTGA
- a CDS encoding MurR/RpiR family transcriptional regulator, which translates to MFAPSAPPTVRIAAVRNTLQPAERRVAELILDSADAVVEWTAQELADRAGVGRATVVRACQGFGYRGYPQLRVALAAELGGGSGDAAVDHGPGVLGRMRGEIDRVAASLPALASLLDTANVDAAVAATASARRVLVLANGLSSPIASDLAMRLTAAGRPAEFIADAIAQQIAARHLTEQDVCVIVSGSGANEASLRVATAAARGGATVIALTSFASSALTDAASLSLVIAPTGVSFREELQHASRVAFLVFAEVFAAAVTSARGDDAVQARVHALEVVSDNLDG; encoded by the coding sequence GTGTTCGCGCCTAGTGCCCCGCCGACCGTCCGCATCGCCGCGGTCCGGAACACCCTGCAGCCGGCGGAGCGCCGGGTGGCCGAGCTCATCCTGGACTCCGCCGACGCCGTCGTGGAATGGACCGCGCAGGAACTCGCCGACCGGGCCGGTGTCGGCCGCGCCACCGTCGTCCGCGCGTGTCAGGGCTTCGGCTACCGCGGCTACCCGCAGCTCCGGGTCGCGTTGGCCGCCGAGCTCGGCGGAGGGAGCGGAGACGCGGCGGTCGATCACGGGCCCGGTGTGCTCGGGCGGATGCGCGGCGAGATCGACCGCGTGGCCGCGTCGCTCCCTGCGCTGGCGAGCCTTCTCGACACGGCGAACGTCGACGCAGCGGTCGCTGCGACCGCCTCCGCGCGGCGTGTGCTCGTCCTCGCCAATGGACTGTCGTCCCCGATCGCGAGCGACTTGGCGATGCGGCTCACCGCGGCAGGACGACCGGCGGAGTTCATCGCCGACGCGATCGCCCAGCAGATCGCGGCCCGGCACCTCACGGAGCAGGACGTGTGCGTCATCGTCAGCGGTTCCGGAGCCAACGAGGCGAGTCTGCGCGTGGCGACCGCCGCCGCCCGTGGCGGTGCGACGGTGATCGCGCTGACGTCGTTCGCGTCCTCCGCGCTGACCGACGCGGCGTCCCTTTCCCTGGTGATCGCCCCCACAGGGGTGAGCTTTCGCGAGGAGCTGCAGCACGCCTCCCGCGTCGCCTTCCTCGTGTTCGCCGAGGTGTTCGCGGCGGCCGTCACCTCCGCCCGGGGCGATGACGCGGTCCAGGCCCGGGTGCACGCCCTCGAGGTGGTCTCCGACAACCTCGACGGCTGA
- the phnE gene encoding phosphonate ABC transporter, permease protein PhnE has protein sequence MTVPLTAVPARPRRPWLIVGWGLVTAVVVLAFWSIDISWARLADLPAEIVRYTVLMFGDPNWEKLPEALGQTWRSIEMAWVGTVLGILLATPLSLLAARGFGPVWLRSLLRGLFSLIRAVPEIIIAIVILSVTGLTPFTGALALALNGIGTLGKWGYEAVEAVPRGPIEAARAAGGGTLQVLRWGVWPQAEPAFWSFWLYRFEINVRSSAVLGLIGVGGIGDMLTSYTQYREWSTVGVLLIVVVVVTMLIDAASGAIRRRIMEGARARVRA, from the coding sequence ATGACCGTCCCGCTCACCGCCGTCCCCGCTCGGCCTCGTCGCCCCTGGCTCATCGTCGGATGGGGCCTGGTGACCGCCGTCGTCGTGCTCGCCTTCTGGTCGATCGACATCTCCTGGGCGCGCCTCGCTGACCTCCCGGCGGAGATCGTGCGCTACACCGTGCTCATGTTCGGCGATCCGAACTGGGAGAAGCTCCCGGAGGCCCTGGGGCAGACATGGCGGAGCATCGAGATGGCCTGGGTCGGCACCGTGCTCGGCATCCTCCTCGCGACGCCGTTGAGCCTGCTGGCCGCCCGGGGCTTCGGGCCGGTCTGGCTGCGCAGTCTGCTCCGCGGACTGTTCTCGCTCATCCGCGCGGTTCCGGAGATCATCATCGCCATCGTGATCCTCTCGGTCACCGGTCTCACGCCCTTCACAGGAGCCCTGGCCCTCGCGCTCAACGGCATCGGCACCCTCGGTAAATGGGGCTACGAGGCCGTCGAAGCCGTGCCCCGGGGCCCCATCGAGGCAGCGCGCGCGGCAGGCGGCGGCACCCTTCAGGTGCTGCGATGGGGAGTGTGGCCGCAGGCGGAACCGGCGTTCTGGTCGTTCTGGCTCTACCGCTTCGAGATCAACGTGCGCTCGTCGGCCGTGCTGGGCCTCATCGGCGTCGGGGGGATCGGTGACATGCTCACCTCCTACACCCAGTACCGTGAGTGGTCGACGGTGGGTGTCCTGCTCATCGTGGTGGTCGTGGTGACGATGCTGATCGACGCGGCATCCGGCGCGATCCGCCGTCGGATCATGGAGGGAGCCCGAGCCCGTGTTCGCGCCTAG
- a CDS encoding PucR family transcriptional regulator → MAPTDPPTLSALLRRRDLDLRLVSAIADLPEGALDRPLRWVHSSDLADPTPFLAEDLVLLTTGTQFDDAEDIAPYVVRLAERGVLGLGFGTDVHRSGTPDELIAACADQGIPLFEVPYRTPFIAVARAHSEAIAAQAYARRTWALDTQRALALAALRPRGLDAIVTELGRRLGAWAGMFDAAGDLLVAHPRDAVSADIRERLAARVRDILDRGLEAGQSLTLDAHTFMLFTVGRGGHLRGVIAVAADALDQEARAVVTSVIAMAGLAREQSEQLARGRRRLHTQLLRSLLGDDPGLARRVLGSLPPAPVVVAVTGDAPAEPLLDWWERRRVEHGTPAFLADSEDGVVICVSAADEALLDDAATRFSARVGVSAPEGYDAFSRAHAQALVALRQPGTDGVVHYADTVGSSLLTALATDEARLVAESRLAPLREHDATHGTALEYALRTWLDHDARAEQAAAALGIHRHTLRSRVSHAGALLGADLTTFPARAEVWALLQTARD, encoded by the coding sequence ATGGCCCCGACCGATCCACCCACGCTGTCCGCTCTGCTGCGGCGCCGCGATCTGGACCTGCGTCTCGTCTCCGCGATCGCTGATCTGCCGGAGGGTGCGCTGGACCGGCCGCTGCGCTGGGTCCACAGCTCCGACCTGGCGGATCCGACGCCCTTCCTCGCAGAAGACCTCGTCCTCCTCACCACCGGCACCCAGTTCGACGACGCGGAGGACATCGCCCCCTACGTCGTGCGCCTCGCGGAGCGCGGGGTGCTGGGGCTCGGGTTCGGCACCGACGTGCATCGCTCCGGCACCCCGGACGAGCTCATCGCGGCGTGTGCGGACCAGGGCATCCCGCTGTTCGAGGTGCCGTACCGGACGCCGTTCATCGCCGTGGCCCGCGCGCACTCCGAGGCGATCGCGGCGCAGGCCTACGCCCGGCGCACCTGGGCGCTCGACACCCAGCGCGCCCTCGCCCTCGCCGCGCTCCGACCGCGCGGGCTGGACGCCATCGTCACCGAGCTCGGCCGTCGTCTCGGAGCCTGGGCCGGCATGTTCGACGCGGCGGGCGACCTGCTCGTCGCCCACCCTCGCGATGCGGTCTCCGCGGACATCCGCGAGCGACTGGCGGCGCGGGTCCGGGATATCCTCGACCGCGGACTCGAGGCTGGGCAGTCCCTCACCCTCGATGCGCACACCTTCATGCTCTTCACCGTGGGCCGTGGCGGGCACCTGCGCGGCGTGATCGCCGTGGCGGCCGACGCCCTCGACCAGGAGGCCAGGGCCGTCGTCACCTCGGTCATCGCGATGGCGGGACTCGCGCGAGAGCAGAGCGAGCAGCTCGCTCGGGGCCGACGACGGCTGCACACCCAGCTGCTGCGGTCGCTCCTGGGCGACGACCCCGGCCTCGCGCGCCGGGTGCTCGGTAGCCTTCCCCCCGCCCCTGTGGTGGTCGCCGTGACCGGAGACGCCCCGGCGGAGCCGCTCCTCGATTGGTGGGAACGCCGCCGCGTCGAGCACGGAACGCCCGCGTTCCTCGCGGACTCCGAGGACGGCGTCGTCATCTGCGTGTCCGCGGCCGACGAGGCTCTTCTCGATGACGCGGCCACGCGCTTCAGCGCCCGCGTCGGCGTCTCGGCGCCGGAGGGGTACGACGCCTTCTCCCGCGCGCACGCCCAGGCGCTCGTCGCCCTCCGGCAACCGGGCACGGATGGCGTCGTGCACTACGCCGACACGGTCGGGTCGAGCCTGCTCACCGCCCTCGCCACGGATGAGGCCCGCCTCGTCGCGGAGTCGCGACTCGCCCCCCTCCGCGAACACGACGCCACGCACGGCACCGCGCTCGAATACGCGCTGCGCACCTGGCTCGACCACGACGCGCGGGCCGAGCAGGCCGCCGCCGCTCTCGGCATCCACCGCCACACCCTGCGCTCCCGCGTCTCCCATGCCGGTGCTCTCCTCGGGGCCGACCTGACGACCTTCCCTGCCCGGGCCGAGGTGTGGGCGCTGCTGCAGACCGCCCGCGACTGA